A region from the Nonlabens sp. YIK11 genome encodes:
- a CDS encoding purine-nucleoside phosphorylase: MLSRKLLNNSIEYLKQHGFENPEVGIVLGTGLGQLVNQIEDQKVAHYNNIPSFPLATVEFHTGKLIYGNLGGKKVVVMQGRFHLYEGYDFMDITYPIRVMHGLGIKNLLISNAAGAVNLDMKKGDLMQLDDHINLQGGSPLALKNIAEFGDRFTDMSAPYDQGMNETLKSLAQEHNITLHKGVYASVVGPQLETRAEYRMLKILGADAVGMSTVPEVIVANHLKLPVCAVSVLTDECDPESLQPISVPEIIEIAGKAEPKLVQLFKGLIESL; the protein is encoded by the coding sequence ATGCTTAGCAGAAAATTATTGAACAACTCCATAGAATACCTTAAACAACACGGCTTTGAAAATCCTGAAGTAGGTATCGTGCTGGGAACTGGTCTTGGACAGTTGGTAAATCAAATCGAGGATCAGAAGGTGGCTCATTATAACAACATTCCATCGTTCCCGCTGGCGACCGTAGAGTTTCACACCGGTAAACTGATCTATGGCAATCTAGGTGGCAAAAAAGTAGTGGTGATGCAAGGTCGCTTCCATCTTTATGAAGGCTATGATTTTATGGACATTACTTATCCCATACGAGTGATGCATGGTCTTGGTATCAAGAACTTATTGATTTCCAATGCTGCAGGTGCGGTCAATCTGGATATGAAAAAAGGAGATTTGATGCAGCTCGATGACCACATCAATTTGCAAGGCGGCAGCCCGCTGGCATTGAAAAATATTGCAGAGTTTGGCGATCGTTTTACGGACATGAGCGCACCATATGATCAAGGTATGAACGAGACTCTTAAAAGCCTGGCACAGGAACACAATATTACCTTACACAAAGGTGTATATGCCAGTGTGGTAGGACCACAGCTTGAGACCAGAGCAGAGTATCGCATGCTCAAGATCCTAGGAGCAGATGCCGTAGGAATGAGCACCGTTCCAGAGGTGATCGTGGCAAACCACCTTAAGCTTCCTGTTTGTGCGGTAAGCGTCCTGACAGACGAGTGCGATCCAGAGAGTCTACAACCCATCAGTGTTCCAGAGATCATTGAAATCGCGGGCAAGGCAGAGCCTAAACTGGTGCAGTTGTTCAAGGGTCTCATCGAGTCGCTCTAA
- a CDS encoding DUF547 domain-containing protein — MKIESGTYFAFAKANYTMKKIAYLIAVLLIAASCVSSGGLHYDSLQNGEQMETSRANLDHSNYDELLKKYVNEAGFVDYQGLATEQAKLKSYLTYLSVNPPKSDWETGEQFAYYINLYNASTLDLIIDNDMPGSIKDIDGPLGQVWLKDFITVNGKQYALADIEKSVLQKMGDPRIHFAINCASYSCPKLLRTAYTGKNVDELMDRAATEFVNSDKNDLSDPNNPRLSSIFKFYTSDFTSNGMTLVEYVNQFASDKLNTGAKVTYKDYDWSLNKQS; from the coding sequence GTGAAGATTGAAAGTGGAACTTATTTCGCTTTCGCGAAAGCGAACTACACTATGAAAAAGATTGCATACCTAATAGCCGTATTGTTGATAGCAGCATCCTGCGTGAGTTCTGGTGGATTACACTACGATTCCCTACAAAATGGTGAACAAATGGAAACGTCCAGAGCAAATCTGGATCACTCCAATTATGATGAGTTATTAAAGAAATACGTCAATGAGGCTGGTTTTGTAGACTATCAAGGCCTAGCGACAGAACAGGCAAAACTGAAATCCTACTTGACCTACTTGAGCGTAAACCCTCCAAAATCTGACTGGGAAACAGGAGAGCAATTTGCCTATTACATCAACCTGTACAATGCATCGACACTAGATTTGATCATTGACAACGACATGCCTGGCAGTATCAAGGATATTGATGGGCCGCTGGGTCAGGTCTGGCTTAAGGATTTTATCACCGTCAATGGAAAGCAATACGCACTGGCCGACATTGAAAAAAGTGTTCTTCAAAAAATGGGCGATCCCAGAATTCATTTTGCGATCAATTGTGCCAGTTACTCTTGCCCTAAACTATTGAGAACAGCTTATACCGGTAAAAATGTGGATGAACTTATGGATCGCGCAGCTACAGAGTTTGTGAATTCTGATAAAAACGATTTGAGCGATCCCAACAATCCTAGATTGAGCAGTATTTTCAAATTCTACACTAGCGACTTTACGTCTAATGGGATGACGCTTGTAGAATACGTCAATCAGTTTGCCAGTGATAAATTGAATACTGGTGCAAAAGTGACTTATAAGGATTATGACTGGTCTCTTAATAAACAGTCATAA
- a CDS encoding TIGR04283 family arsenosugar biosynthesis glycosyltransferase, with amino-acid sequence MMSIIIPVLNEEHGIFNLLELLKDRANDPKNIEFVVVDGGSIDNTISEVQRFSSSFQDLAVKCVDSAKGRGVQLHNGSLAASHDIFYFLHADSHPPKGFDSYILKAIAAGHPAGCFRMRFRSWHWWLIIIGWFSRFSWKASRGGDQSQYITRELYHQIGGYDTTVPIYEDYLLINKLYNINTYHVIQKWLTTSARRYEEVGVLKLQWFYLTIYWKKRNGSSIDEIYEYYLKWCGVSKDAVEQVSD; translated from the coding sequence ATGATGAGCATTATTATTCCCGTGCTTAATGAAGAGCATGGGATTTTTAATTTATTGGAACTCTTGAAGGATCGTGCTAATGATCCCAAAAATATTGAGTTTGTAGTCGTTGACGGTGGCAGTATTGATAATACCATTAGCGAGGTGCAGCGTTTTTCATCTTCATTTCAAGATCTAGCGGTGAAGTGTGTGGATTCTGCCAAAGGTCGTGGCGTGCAATTGCACAATGGCTCACTCGCCGCAAGTCACGATATTTTCTATTTCTTGCACGCAGACTCTCATCCACCTAAGGGTTTTGACTCTTATATTTTAAAAGCCATTGCTGCAGGCCATCCTGCAGGCTGTTTCCGTATGCGGTTCAGGAGCTGGCATTGGTGGTTGATTATCATAGGTTGGTTCTCTAGATTTAGCTGGAAAGCTAGTCGTGGCGGTGACCAGAGTCAATACATTACTCGCGAACTCTATCATCAAATAGGAGGTTATGACACTACTGTGCCTATTTATGAGGATTACCTATTAATCAACAAGCTTTACAATATCAACACCTATCACGTGATCCAGAAATGGCTCACGACCAGCGCGAGACGTTATGAAGAAGTAGGTGTTTTAAAGTTACAGTGGTTTTACCTCACCATCTACTGGAAAAAACGTAACGGTTCCAGCATTGACGAGATTTATGAATATTATCTCAAATGGTGTGGTGTTTCCAAAGATGCTGTAGAGCAAGTATCTGATTAG
- a CDS encoding HD domain-containing protein, translated as MQQPIISTTINFVKQQLADAEGGHDWFHIERVWKNAQLIGSKEASADLLVVELGALLHDIADSKFHNGDETVGPRVASEFLTKQNVDAEVIDHVVKIIENISFKGGNQSQKFKSLELDIVQDADRLDALGAIGIARTFNYGGFKNRPLYDPAIKPDLHMDVATYKKSSAPTINHFYEKLLLLKDRMNTQTGKDLAQERHAFMEHFLDQFYQEWNGIV; from the coding sequence ATGCAACAACCCATCATCTCAACCACCATCAACTTTGTCAAACAACAACTCGCTGATGCCGAAGGCGGCCACGACTGGTTTCATATCGAGCGTGTATGGAAAAATGCGCAGCTCATCGGAAGTAAAGAAGCTAGTGCTGATCTTTTAGTGGTCGAATTAGGAGCCTTGCTGCACGACATTGCAGATTCTAAGTTCCATAACGGTGATGAAACCGTTGGGCCTCGCGTTGCCAGTGAATTTTTAACAAAGCAAAACGTAGATGCAGAAGTAATCGATCACGTGGTAAAGATCATTGAAAACATCTCTTTCAAAGGTGGAAATCAGTCCCAAAAATTCAAAAGTCTAGAACTAGATATTGTTCAAGATGCCGATCGATTGGATGCTTTAGGAGCGATAGGGATTGCCCGTACCTTTAATTATGGAGGCTTCAAAAACCGACCGCTGTACGATCCAGCCATTAAGCCAGATCTACATATGGATGTAGCAACTTACAAAAAAAGCAGCGCACCTACCATCAATCACTTTTACGAGAAATTATTGCTTCTCAAAGATCGCATGAACACGCAAACAGGAAAGGACCTAGCCCAGGAAAGACATGCCTTCATGGAGCATTTTCTGGATCAGTTTTATCAAGAATGGAATGGTATCGTCTAG
- a CDS encoding GbsR/MarR family transcriptional regulator has product MKLAEGKNKFIQAWGSLASQWGISKSMAQIHALLLSSPNGLSAEEIMEQVQLSRGNVNTNVRELINWRLVRKETVLGERKEFFIADHDVYSIAQHIMEERRRREIEPVRLLLNELKNSQLDGNEEDVKHFQEILSDLSDFVSQMENLMNLATKINNNNYLKKMIKAIS; this is encoded by the coding sequence ATGAAATTAGCAGAAGGCAAAAATAAATTTATACAAGCTTGGGGATCTCTGGCCAGTCAATGGGGAATCTCAAAGTCCATGGCACAGATCCATGCATTGCTGTTGTCCTCGCCTAATGGCTTAAGCGCTGAAGAGATCATGGAGCAGGTACAGTTGTCTCGTGGTAATGTAAATACTAATGTACGGGAATTGATTAACTGGAGACTGGTGCGTAAAGAAACAGTATTAGGCGAGCGCAAAGAGTTTTTTATAGCAGACCATGACGTTTATTCTATCGCACAACATATAATGGAAGAGCGTCGCAGACGTGAGATTGAACCGGTAAGATTGCTGCTTAATGAATTGAAAAATTCACAGTTAGATGGGAATGAGGAAGATGTCAAACACTTTCAAGAAATCCTTTCTGATTTATCGGACTTTGTTAGCCAAATGGAAAATTTGATGAACCTAGCTACTAAAATCAATAACAACAATTACTTAAAGAAAATGATCAAGGCTATAAGCTAG
- a CDS encoding TIGR01777 family oxidoreductase codes for MKKIIIAGGTGFLGNALKAYFQNQNIQIISLSRKRTPDTTYWNGSELGEWTKHLEDSDVLINLAGKSVDCRYNDTNRKAIHDSRIYSTRVLNLAMQQAISKPKVFLNASTATIYAHSETQINTEENGTLGDDFSTGIAKAWEKEFFSVQLDGVRKVAMRTSIVLGNDGGAFPMLKKTTKLGMGGKQGRGNQFISWIHVQDFCRAVDFLIHADLEGAVNVTAPNPMQNENFMKLLSQQLNVPFRIDQPKWLLEIGAIFIGTETELLLKSRYVYPQHLMNSGFTFKYDTVESCLSDLV; via the coding sequence ATGAAAAAAATAATTATCGCAGGTGGCACAGGATTCCTAGGAAATGCCTTGAAAGCTTATTTTCAAAACCAGAACATCCAAATCATATCGCTTTCGCGAAAGCGAACTCCAGACACCACTTACTGGAACGGTTCTGAGCTGGGCGAGTGGACAAAACATTTGGAAGATTCAGATGTATTGATCAACCTCGCGGGAAAATCGGTGGACTGTCGATACAATGACACCAATAGAAAAGCCATCCATGATTCAAGAATTTACAGCACGCGAGTGCTCAATCTGGCAATGCAACAGGCAATTAGCAAACCCAAGGTTTTCCTCAACGCAAGTACGGCCACTATCTATGCACACTCAGAAACCCAAATTAATACAGAAGAAAACGGGACTCTAGGTGATGATTTCTCTACAGGAATCGCCAAAGCCTGGGAAAAGGAATTCTTTTCTGTCCAGCTGGATGGCGTACGAAAGGTAGCCATGCGTACTTCAATAGTTTTAGGCAATGATGGCGGCGCATTCCCAATGCTTAAAAAGACTACCAAATTAGGGATGGGCGGTAAACAAGGTCGCGGCAATCAGTTCATAAGCTGGATTCATGTACAAGATTTCTGTCGTGCGGTAGATTTCCTGATACATGCTGATTTGGAAGGCGCCGTCAATGTCACAGCACCTAACCCTATGCAAAACGAGAATTTCATGAAATTATTAAGCCAGCAATTAAACGTTCCATTCCGTATCGATCAACCTAAATGGCTCTTGGAAATAGGCGCAATCTTTATAGGTACAGAAACAGAGCTGTTATTGAAAAGCAGATACGTGTATCCGCAACATTTGATGAACTCTGGATTTACTTTTAAATATGATACTGTGGAATCATGTTTGAGCGACCTAGTTTAA
- a CDS encoding M1 family metallopeptidase — protein MKKQIAFLLLIMSCITIAEAQVLTNKSQFTRQDTLRGSITPERAWWELTYYHLDIKVAPDDKFISGSNTISYQVLEPYQTMQIDLQEPMRITKVLQDGQELEVRHDGNAHFINLEKEQVIGANDSIQVFYEGHPREAKNAPWDGGISWEKDKNGNHFIASSCQGLGASVWWPNKDHMYQEANGMTISVNVPSGLMNVSNGRLESVEALEDDTTTYTWKVENPINNYGVNINIGDYVNFSETYKGEKGDLDMNYYVLSYNLEKAKKQFTDAPRMMEAFEHWFGPYPFYEDSFKLVEVPYLGMEHQSSVTYGNQYANGYLGRDLSGTGWGMKFDFIIIHEAGHEWFANNITNKDIADMWIHESFTAYSENLFLDYYYGKEASAAYVIGTRRSIGNKTPIIGTYNVNSEGSGDMYYKGANMLHTIRQLVNDDEKWRQILRGLNKEFYHRTVTTEQIESYISDQSGMDLSKVFDQYLRDVRIPELEYTIDGTELSYRWNNVVNGFEMPVEITIDGNTRTIKPTQEFQKMQLPVKKFTFSVDKDYYVNSKAITH, from the coding sequence ATGAAGAAACAAATTGCCTTTTTATTATTGATCATGAGTTGCATCACTATTGCAGAAGCTCAGGTACTGACCAATAAGTCCCAATTTACACGTCAGGACACCTTGCGTGGTTCCATCACTCCAGAACGCGCTTGGTGGGAACTAACCTATTATCATCTAGATATTAAAGTAGCGCCAGACGATAAATTTATCTCTGGATCCAATACGATAAGTTACCAGGTTCTGGAACCTTATCAAACAATGCAAATTGATCTTCAAGAACCTATGCGCATTACAAAAGTGTTGCAGGATGGTCAGGAACTAGAGGTGCGCCACGATGGTAATGCTCATTTCATCAACCTAGAGAAAGAGCAAGTCATAGGAGCTAATGATAGCATTCAGGTATTTTATGAAGGTCACCCGCGAGAGGCAAAAAATGCGCCTTGGGATGGTGGTATCTCTTGGGAAAAAGATAAAAATGGAAATCATTTTATTGCTTCTTCATGTCAAGGATTGGGTGCCAGTGTATGGTGGCCTAATAAAGATCACATGTACCAAGAGGCTAATGGAATGACCATAAGCGTCAATGTACCCAGTGGTTTGATGAATGTCTCAAACGGTCGATTAGAATCGGTTGAAGCACTGGAAGATGACACTACCACCTACACGTGGAAAGTTGAAAATCCCATCAATAATTATGGGGTCAACATCAATATAGGCGACTATGTCAACTTTTCTGAAACCTACAAAGGCGAGAAAGGTGATCTAGATATGAACTATTATGTACTATCGTACAATCTCGAAAAAGCCAAAAAACAATTTACAGATGCTCCCAGAATGATGGAAGCCTTTGAACACTGGTTTGGGCCGTATCCGTTTTATGAAGATAGTTTTAAGTTGGTTGAGGTTCCATATTTGGGAATGGAGCATCAGAGTTCGGTCACCTACGGAAATCAATATGCGAATGGTTATTTAGGTCGCGACCTATCTGGTACCGGTTGGGGAATGAAGTTTGACTTTATCATCATTCATGAAGCTGGACATGAATGGTTCGCAAACAATATTACAAACAAGGACATTGCAGATATGTGGATCCACGAGAGTTTTACCGCATATTCGGAAAATTTATTCCTGGACTATTATTATGGCAAAGAAGCCAGCGCAGCCTATGTGATAGGCACACGTCGCAGCATAGGCAACAAGACACCTATTATAGGAACTTACAACGTCAACAGTGAAGGATCTGGAGATATGTATTATAAAGGTGCCAATATGCTACACACCATACGCCAACTGGTAAATGACGATGAAAAATGGCGACAGATCTTGCGCGGCTTGAACAAAGAATTCTACCACCGAACGGTGACTACAGAACAAATAGAGAGCTATATATCTGACCAAAGCGGTATGGATCTAAGTAAAGTCTTTGATCAATATTTGCGAGATGTGAGAATTCCAGAATTAGAATATACTATTGATGGAACCGAGTTATCTTACCGGTGGAATAATGTCGTAAACGGTTTTGAAATGCCCGTTGAGATTACAATAGATGGCAATACCCGAACCATAAAGCCGACTCAAGAATTTCAGAAAATGCAATTACCTGTTAAAAAGTTTACATTTAGTGTTGATAAAGATTATTATGTGAATTCTAAAGCGATTACGCATTAA
- a CDS encoding glycoside hydrolase family 113 has product MNKLLSLCFLGILLSACNAQTEPPAAPKLIRGVSFVATRNAITEEIVQPLLNYNANYVAVHPYGFMRDLENPAVIHNSERQWWGERVDGTTATIETFQSKGLKVMLKPQIWIGRGIYTGTIDMPDDSRWDTLEVTYEKFILDYAQVAQNTNAAMFCIGTELESFVAARPEFWNRLIQKIQAIYKGKLTYAGNWDSYKNVPFWDQMDYIGVDAYFPISDQKTPDISSAMEGWRKWMVELSSLSRKHDKKILFAEYGYVSADYAGKEPWLTADETRESNEEAQKHLLQAQYDLVWKQDWFAGGFLWKHHSEYGRRGFEKTFTPQDKLAQKTVSDAYGAMKSKE; this is encoded by the coding sequence ATGAATAAACTCCTATCGCTTTGCTTTTTAGGCATTTTACTTAGTGCCTGCAACGCTCAAACTGAACCACCTGCCGCGCCAAAATTAATTAGAGGTGTCTCTTTTGTGGCCACAAGGAATGCCATTACTGAAGAGATCGTACAACCTTTACTCAATTACAACGCCAACTATGTCGCGGTGCATCCTTACGGATTCATGCGGGATCTTGAGAATCCTGCCGTGATTCATAACAGTGAACGGCAATGGTGGGGCGAGCGTGTCGATGGCACCACAGCCACCATTGAAACTTTTCAATCCAAAGGGTTGAAAGTTATGCTCAAACCTCAAATATGGATAGGCCGCGGTATCTATACCGGTACGATAGACATGCCAGACGATTCCAGATGGGATACTCTCGAGGTGACCTATGAGAAATTCATTCTGGACTATGCTCAAGTGGCCCAAAATACAAACGCCGCCATGTTCTGCATCGGGACTGAACTGGAGTCTTTTGTAGCTGCGAGACCCGAATTTTGGAACCGATTGATTCAGAAAATACAAGCCATCTACAAAGGTAAACTGACTTATGCCGGGAATTGGGACAGCTATAAGAACGTTCCTTTTTGGGATCAAATGGATTACATAGGCGTTGATGCCTATTTCCCGATAAGCGACCAAAAAACTCCAGATATTTCATCTGCCATGGAAGGTTGGAGGAAATGGATGGTTGAATTGAGTTCGCTTTCGCGAAAGCATGATAAAAAAATCCTGTTTGCAGAATATGGATATGTCAGTGCAGATTATGCCGGCAAGGAACCATGGCTAACCGCTGATGAAACCAGAGAATCTAATGAAGAAGCGCAAAAGCATTTGTTGCAGGCTCAATACGATCTGGTCTGGAAACAGGACTGGTTTGCTGGCGGCTTTTTATGGAAACACCATTCAGAATATGGCAGACGCGGCTTTGAAAAAACATTCACGCCACAGGACAAACTGGCCCAAAAAACAGTTAGCGATGCCTACGGCGCCATGAAATCTAAAGAATAA
- a CDS encoding DUF547 domain-containing protein, with the protein MSLRIRILVLMILGSFAFAKAQLSTFSTATKELLNNQVANGNVNYAAIKKNPQNLDLALKSLEKIELDQLTNNESKALLINAYNLFVIKGVVDHYPIKSVMDKDNFFDEKVYTLGSQKVSLNQLEKEILLKRFPDERLHFALVCGAVSCPPLSMKPYTAENVEFMLKKTTKAAINNPNLVKLDMHEKKVYASKIFDWYNADFTKNQTLIEYLNRYREDMIPDGFVVQFMNYDWALNGK; encoded by the coding sequence ATGAGTTTAAGAATTAGAATATTGGTATTGATGATTTTGGGGAGTTTCGCTTTCGCGAAAGCGCAACTATCCACCTTCTCCACAGCCACAAAAGAACTGCTCAATAACCAGGTAGCCAATGGCAATGTGAACTATGCGGCGATCAAAAAGAATCCGCAGAATCTGGATTTGGCCTTAAAATCATTGGAAAAGATCGAGCTGGATCAATTGACCAACAATGAAAGTAAAGCGTTATTAATCAACGCCTATAATTTATTTGTCATCAAAGGTGTGGTGGACCATTATCCCATCAAATCGGTTATGGATAAGGACAACTTTTTTGATGAAAAAGTTTACACATTAGGAAGCCAGAAGGTTTCCTTGAATCAATTGGAGAAGGAAATATTGTTGAAAAGATTCCCAGACGAGCGCCTACATTTTGCGCTGGTTTGTGGTGCGGTAAGTTGCCCGCCATTATCCATGAAACCCTACACAGCAGAAAATGTAGAGTTCATGCTCAAAAAAACGACCAAGGCCGCTATAAACAATCCCAATCTGGTAAAACTAGACATGCATGAAAAAAAGGTCTATGCTTCCAAGATTTTTGACTGGTACAATGCAGATTTCACTAAAAATCAGACCTTGATAGAATACCTGAATCGCTACCGTGAAGACATGATACCTGATGGGTTTGTCGTGCAATTCATGAATTATGACTGGGCTTTGAACGGTAAGTAG
- a CDS encoding NAD(P)/FAD-dependent oxidoreductase, producing MEHVVIIGNGIAGITLARHVRKFSDKRITVISAETDYFFSRTALMYVYMGHMKFEHTQPYENWFWEKNRIELKRDYVKHVHTDTKILSLESGEQFPYEKLVIATGSVPNKFGWKGEDLHGVQGLVTRNDLELLEVNAPNNDVCKRAVIIGGGLIGVELAEMLHTRKIPVTFLVREKAFWSGVLPMPDATMISDHILSHHIDLRHEEELDEIIGDENGRVKAIKTKTGKTIDCNLVGLCAGVKPQIGFLASSGIDTDRGVLVDRLLQTNVPDVYAIGDCAQQREPVGERKPVEAVWYTGRMMGETLAQTICGDPTPWNPGHWFNSAKFMDIEYQTYGWVWSKPKEGHEHYHWQDEKNERAITIEYDVASRVFIGINTFGIRMKHEVFDQWLTEKQSVDHVVKHLSKSCFNPEFYKKPFETIKKDFATSQKTVEA from the coding sequence ATGGAGCACGTTGTTATCATAGGAAATGGGATCGCAGGAATCACGCTGGCTAGACATGTGCGCAAGTTTTCTGACAAACGCATCACGGTCATATCTGCCGAGACGGATTACTTCTTCTCACGTACGGCCTTGATGTACGTGTACATGGGACACATGAAGTTTGAGCACACGCAGCCGTATGAGAACTGGTTCTGGGAAAAGAATAGAATCGAACTCAAGCGTGATTATGTAAAACACGTTCATACCGATACTAAAATATTGTCGCTGGAATCTGGCGAGCAGTTTCCTTATGAAAAACTGGTCATCGCAACGGGTAGCGTTCCTAATAAATTTGGTTGGAAAGGTGAAGATTTGCATGGCGTTCAAGGCCTTGTTACTCGCAATGATCTGGAACTACTGGAAGTAAATGCACCCAATAACGATGTATGTAAAAGGGCCGTCATCATAGGTGGTGGACTCATAGGCGTGGAGCTTGCAGAAATGCTTCATACCAGGAAAATTCCAGTGACTTTCCTAGTAAGGGAAAAGGCTTTCTGGAGTGGTGTTCTACCTATGCCAGATGCTACCATGATCTCTGATCACATTTTGTCACACCATATTGATCTGCGCCATGAAGAGGAACTGGATGAGATCATAGGCGATGAAAATGGTCGCGTGAAAGCCATAAAGACAAAAACAGGAAAAACTATCGACTGTAACCTAGTGGGTCTTTGTGCTGGTGTGAAGCCACAAATAGGTTTTCTAGCTTCCAGCGGCATTGACACAGATAGAGGTGTCTTGGTGGATCGCTTACTACAAACCAATGTTCCCGATGTGTACGCGATAGGTGATTGTGCCCAGCAACGCGAGCCGGTAGGTGAGCGCAAACCGGTAGAAGCGGTATGGTACACCGGTCGCATGATGGGAGAAACCCTGGCTCAAACCATATGCGGCGATCCTACACCATGGAATCCCGGACACTGGTTCAATAGTGCCAAGTTTATGGATATTGAATATCAAACCTACGGCTGGGTATGGAGCAAACCAAAGGAAGGTCACGAGCACTACCACTGGCAGGACGAAAAAAATGAACGCGCCATCACCATAGAATATGATGTAGCTTCAAGAGTATTTATCGGGATCAACACCTTTGGCATTAGAATGAAGCACGAGGTTTTTGACCAGTGGCTTACAGAGAAACAGTCTGTAGATCACGTGGTAAAGCATCTATCTAAATCCTGCTTCAATCCAGAGTTCTATAAAAAACCATTTGAAACCATCAAAAAGGATTTTGCAACATCTCAAAAAACGGTAGAAGCTTAG